A single region of the Raphanus sativus cultivar WK10039 chromosome 1, ASM80110v3, whole genome shotgun sequence genome encodes:
- the LOC108859162 gene encoding low-temperature-induced cysteine proteinase, whose protein sequence is MSPSSSYFLSLTFFFLLLVSSLSFSSSSSSDDDISELFDAWCQRHGKTYASEAERQRRIQIFKDNQDFVTRHNDVANSTYTLSLDNAFADLTHREFKASRLGLSASSAPLLMMAKGQSVEKFGGKVPDSVDWRKKGAVTNVKDQGSCGACWSFSATGAMEGINQIVTGDLISLSEQELIDCDKSYNDGCNGGLMDYAFQFVIKNHGIDTEKDYPYQERDGTCKKDKLKTRVVTIDSYAGVKSNDEKALLEAVAAQPVSVGICGSERAFQLYSKGIFSGPCSTSLDHAVLIVGYGSENGVDYWIVKNSWGKSWGMDGFMHMQRNTGSSEGVCGINMLASYPVKTHPNPPPPSPPGPTKCNLFTYCSANETCCCARNLFGLCLSWKCCELESAVCCKDGRHCCPRDYPVCDTTRSLCLKKTGNFTEIKPFWKKKNATNRLGRFEEWVM, encoded by the exons ATGTCACCATCATCGTcttactttctctctctcactttcttcttccttcttctagTTTCATCTCTGAGCTTctcgtcatcatcatcttccgATGACGACATCTCCGAGCTGTTCGACGCTTGGTGCCAGAGACACGGCAAAACATACGCTTCGGAAGCAGAGAGGCAACGCAGGATCCAAATCTTTAAAGACAATCAAGACTTCGTCACACGCCACAACGACGTCGCTAACTCTACTTACACTCTCTCACTCGACAACGCCTTCGCGGATCTGACTCACCGCGAGTTCAAGGCCTCTCGTCTCGGACTCTCTGCTTCTTCAGCTCCGTTGCTGATGATGGCTAAGGGACAGAGTGTTGAGAAATTCGGTGGAAAGGTTCCAGATTCTGTTGATTGGAGGAAGAAAGGAGCTGTTACTAATGTCAAAGATCAAGGAAGCTGCG GAGCGTGTTGGTCTTTCTCGGCGACTGGAGCTATGGAAGGAATCAACCAGATTGTAACAGGAGATCTCATCAGCCTCTCTGAGCAAGAACTCATCGATTGTGACAAGTCCTACAACGATGGCTGCAATGGTGGTCTCATGGACTACGCTTTTCAATTTGTCATTAAAAACCATGGAATCGACACTGAGAAAGATTATCCTTATCAAGAACGTGATGGTACCTGCAAGAAGGATAAG TTGAAAACACGGGTTGTGACAATTGATAGCTATGCTGGTGTGAAATCAAATGACGAGAAAGCGTTACTTGAAGCTGTAGCGGCTCAGCCTGTTAGTGTTGGTATCTGTGGCAGCGAGAGAGCGTTTCAGCTATACTCTAAG GGAATATTCTCTGGCCCATGTTCGACATCACTGGACCACGCAGTGCTTATCGTAGGATACGGTTCAGAGAACGGTGTTGATTACTGGATCGTGAAGAACTCGTGGGGAAAAAGCTGGGGAATGGATGGGTTTATGCACATGCAGCGTAACACGGGAAGTTCAGAAGGAGTATGTGGAATCAACATGCTCGCTTCGTATCCCGTCAAGACGCATCCAAACCCTCCTCCACCGTCACCTCCAGGCCCCACGAAATGCAACCTTTTCACCTATTGCTCAGCTAACGAGACTTGTTGCTGTGCGAGAAACTTGTTCGGTTTGTGTCTCTCGTGGAAATGCTGCGAGTTAGAGTCTGCTGTGTGTTGCAAAGACGGTCGTCATTGTTGTCCTCGTGATTACCCTGTCTGTGACACAACCAGAAGCCTTTGCCTTAAG AAAACTGGTAATTTCACAGAGATCAAGCCCttctggaagaagaagaatgcgACCAATAGACTTGGTAGATTCGAGGAATGGGTTATGTAA